In the genome of Danio rerio strain Tuebingen ecotype United States chromosome 23, GRCz12tu, whole genome shotgun sequence, one region contains:
- the lmnl3 gene encoding lamin L3 isoform X1, with protein sequence MAMVTSTPMERSASAAVRASRRSGASPCTVSPTRLTRLQEKEDLRQLNDRLANYIERVRQLEADKSSMQILLEEKEESSLREVGNVRRLYESELADARKSLDATANERARLQIEFSQLQEDHRKLAARNNKKECELTAAVDRWRNLEVALNAKEADFANLLSTNRRLETEISELKTQVPALEAALQKLKTQLNSEMLRRVDAENQIQTLQEQLDFQKHLGEQEVREMRSRHESRLLELDCGRQKEFEGKLAEAMKQLRDEHETQIRQYKDELEKTFNAKLENAKQTAVKNSDFAFSTKEELAGTKLRLESQTQQINNLQKQVVCLEARVLELQQTLEHERQVSQQKLSQQQQEMAALRLQMQEQLEEYENLLDVKLMLDMEINAYRKMLEGEEKRLNQSLSPIQQTLSPIIQQSRKKRKHDATCSGFSPNYRLSQHSSCRGPVSIEEVDLDGRYIKLKNASDRDQVVSGWQLRKSEAEAPDIVFCFPSPCVMNAGHMLTVWAAAAVDQCGSASDLLLSTHQSWGSFADVRVSLLNIQNEEMAEYYVVQDKTEEDAESDEPVRSRDAHMRRQAKRRKKKCCFVS encoded by the exons ATGGCCATGGTCACTTCCACCCCGATGGAGAGAAGCGCGTCCGCGGCGGTGCGCGCGTCCCGCAGGAGCGGCGCATCCCCGTGCACCGTCAGCCCGACGCGCCTCACGCGCCTGCAGGAGAAGGAAGACCTGCGGCAGCTCAATGACCGCCTGGCCAACTACATCGAGCGGGTGCGGCAGCTGGAGGCGGACAAATCCTCCATGCAGATCCTGctggaggagaaggaggagagcTCGCTCCGGGAGGTCGGGAACGTGCGCCGCCTGTACGAGAGCGAGCTGGCGGACGCGCGCAAGTCTCTGGACGCCACCGCGAACGAGCGCGCCAGACTCCAGATCGAGTTCTCTCAGTTACAGGAGGACCACCGCAAACTCGCTGCCAG GAATAATAAGAAGGAGTGTGAGCTGACTGCGGCTGTGGATCGCTGGAGGAATCTGGAAGTGGCTCTGAACGCTAAAGAAGCCGATTTTGCCAATCTTCTGAGCACAAACCGGAGGCTGGAGACGGAGATCTCAGAGCTGAAGACTCAAGTGCCCGCg ctgGAGGCGGCGCTGCAGAAGCTGAAGACGCAGCTGAACTCAGAGATGCTCCGTCGAGTCGATGCTGAAAATCAGATCCAGACACTTCAGGAGCAGCTGGACTTCCAGAAACACCTTGGagaacag gAGGTGCGAGAGATGCGCAGTCGTCACGAGTCTCGTTTGCTGGAGCTGGACTGCGGTCGACAGAAAGAGTTTGAGGGTAAACTAGCAGAAGCCATGAAGCAGCTGCGAGACGAGCACGAGACGCAGATCCGCCAGTATAAAGACGAGCTGGAGAAAACCTTCAACGCCAAG CTGGAAAACGCCAAGCAGACGGCGGTGAAGAACAGTGATTTCGCCTTCTCCACTAAAGAGGAGCTGGCAGGAACTAAACTCCGACTGGAGTCTCAGACGCAGCAGATCAACAACCTGCAGAAACAG gtGGTGTGTCTGGAGGCGCGTGTGCTGGAGCTGCAGCAGACTCTGGAGCATGAGCGTCAGGTCTCTCAGCAGAAGCTCTCTCAGCAGCAGCAGGAGATGGCGGCGCTCCGTCTGCAGATGCAGGAGCAGCTGGAGGAGTACGAGAACCTGCTGGACGTCAAGCTGATGCTGGACATGGAGATCAACGCCTACCGCAAGATGCTGGAGGGCGAGGAGAAGCG ACTGAACCAATCCCTGAGCCCGATCCAGCAGACTCTGAGCCCCATCATCCAGCAGTCCAGAAAGAAGCGCAAACACGACGCCACATGCTCAGGATTCTCCCCCAACTACAGGCTATCCCAGCATTCCTCCTGCCGCGGACCGGTCAGCATCGAGGAGGTGGATCTGGACGGACGATACATCAAACTCAAGAACGCCTCTGACAGG gatcAGGTTGTCAGTGGTTGGCAGTTGAGGAAGAGTGAAGCTGAAGCTCCTGATATCGTCTTCTGTTTCCCCTCACCGTGTGTGATGAATGCTGGACACATGCTGAcg gtgtgGGCTGCTGCTGCTGTGGATCAGTGTGGTTCTGCTTCTGATCTCCTCCTCAGCACTCATCAGTCGTGGGGTTCCTTCGCTGATGTTCGGGTCTCTCTGCTCAACATACAGAAcgag gagaTGGCGGAGTATTATGTGGTTCAGGATAAAACTGAAGAAGATGCGGAGAGTGATGAACCGGTGAGGAGTCGCGACGCTCACATGCGCAGACAg GCCAAAAGGAGGAAAAAGAAGTGTTGTTTTGTGTCCTGA
- the lmnl3 gene encoding lamin L3: MAMVTSTPMERSASAAVRASRRSGASPCTVSPTRLTRLQEKEDLRQLNDRLANYIERVRQLEADKSSMQILLEEKEESSLREVGNVRRLYESELADARKSLDATANERARLQIEFSQLQEDHRKLAARNNKKECELTAAVDRWRNLEVALNAKEADFANLLSTNRRLETEISELKTQVPALEAALQKLKTQLNSEMLRRVDAENQIQTLQEQLDFQKHLGEQEVREMRSRHESRLLELDCGRQKEFEGKLAEAMKQLRDEHETQIRQYKDELEKTFNAKLENAKQTAVKNSDFAFSTKEELAGTKLRLESQTQQINNLQKQVVCLEARVLELQQTLEHERQVSQQKLSQQQQEMAALRLQMQEQLEEYENLLDVKLMLDMEINAYRKMLEGEEKRLNQSLSPIQQTLSPIIQQSRKKRKHDATCSGFSPNYRLSQHSSCRGPVSIEEVDLDGRYIKLKNASDRDQVVSGWQLRKSEAEAPDIVFCFPSPCVMNAGHMLTVWAAAAVDQCGSASDLLLSTHQSWGSFADVRVSLLNIQNEEMAEYYVVQDKTEEDAESDEPVRSRDAHMRRQGQTLDHDSACLLM, translated from the exons ATGGCCATGGTCACTTCCACCCCGATGGAGAGAAGCGCGTCCGCGGCGGTGCGCGCGTCCCGCAGGAGCGGCGCATCCCCGTGCACCGTCAGCCCGACGCGCCTCACGCGCCTGCAGGAGAAGGAAGACCTGCGGCAGCTCAATGACCGCCTGGCCAACTACATCGAGCGGGTGCGGCAGCTGGAGGCGGACAAATCCTCCATGCAGATCCTGctggaggagaaggaggagagcTCGCTCCGGGAGGTCGGGAACGTGCGCCGCCTGTACGAGAGCGAGCTGGCGGACGCGCGCAAGTCTCTGGACGCCACCGCGAACGAGCGCGCCAGACTCCAGATCGAGTTCTCTCAGTTACAGGAGGACCACCGCAAACTCGCTGCCAG GAATAATAAGAAGGAGTGTGAGCTGACTGCGGCTGTGGATCGCTGGAGGAATCTGGAAGTGGCTCTGAACGCTAAAGAAGCCGATTTTGCCAATCTTCTGAGCACAAACCGGAGGCTGGAGACGGAGATCTCAGAGCTGAAGACTCAAGTGCCCGCg ctgGAGGCGGCGCTGCAGAAGCTGAAGACGCAGCTGAACTCAGAGATGCTCCGTCGAGTCGATGCTGAAAATCAGATCCAGACACTTCAGGAGCAGCTGGACTTCCAGAAACACCTTGGagaacag gAGGTGCGAGAGATGCGCAGTCGTCACGAGTCTCGTTTGCTGGAGCTGGACTGCGGTCGACAGAAAGAGTTTGAGGGTAAACTAGCAGAAGCCATGAAGCAGCTGCGAGACGAGCACGAGACGCAGATCCGCCAGTATAAAGACGAGCTGGAGAAAACCTTCAACGCCAAG CTGGAAAACGCCAAGCAGACGGCGGTGAAGAACAGTGATTTCGCCTTCTCCACTAAAGAGGAGCTGGCAGGAACTAAACTCCGACTGGAGTCTCAGACGCAGCAGATCAACAACCTGCAGAAACAG gtGGTGTGTCTGGAGGCGCGTGTGCTGGAGCTGCAGCAGACTCTGGAGCATGAGCGTCAGGTCTCTCAGCAGAAGCTCTCTCAGCAGCAGCAGGAGATGGCGGCGCTCCGTCTGCAGATGCAGGAGCAGCTGGAGGAGTACGAGAACCTGCTGGACGTCAAGCTGATGCTGGACATGGAGATCAACGCCTACCGCAAGATGCTGGAGGGCGAGGAGAAGCG ACTGAACCAATCCCTGAGCCCGATCCAGCAGACTCTGAGCCCCATCATCCAGCAGTCCAGAAAGAAGCGCAAACACGACGCCACATGCTCAGGATTCTCCCCCAACTACAGGCTATCCCAGCATTCCTCCTGCCGCGGACCGGTCAGCATCGAGGAGGTGGATCTGGACGGACGATACATCAAACTCAAGAACGCCTCTGACAGG gatcAGGTTGTCAGTGGTTGGCAGTTGAGGAAGAGTGAAGCTGAAGCTCCTGATATCGTCTTCTGTTTCCCCTCACCGTGTGTGATGAATGCTGGACACATGCTGAcg gtgtgGGCTGCTGCTGCTGTGGATCAGTGTGGTTCTGCTTCTGATCTCCTCCTCAGCACTCATCAGTCGTGGGGTTCCTTCGCTGATGTTCGGGTCTCTCTGCTCAACATACAGAAcgag gagaTGGCGGAGTATTATGTGGTTCAGGATAAAACTGAAGAAGATGCGGAGAGTGATGAACCGGTGAGGAGTCGCGACGCTCACATGCGCAGACAg ggtcAGACGCTGGATCATGACTCTGCTTGTCTGCTGATGTGA